In Populus nigra chromosome 1, ddPopNigr1.1, whole genome shotgun sequence, one genomic interval encodes:
- the LOC133704150 gene encoding zinc finger CCCH domain-containing protein 30-like, which yields MNCLSVETEDNFSSLLELAANNDAEGFKRFIKRDASSINEAGFWYVRQKGSKQIVLDQRTPLMVAATYGSLDVLKLILDHAKVDVNLSCGKEKTTALHCASSGGSINVVDVVKLLLSAGADPNCLDVNGDRPGDVIVVPPKLQSMKVALEELLSKTDSDGSVAEHEFNGSVGVSNLRISISNSNFSSPTLSSSPENGSPPSPSVLIYSPRASKFNNLPGSSTPEKKEYPIDPSLPDIKNSIYATDEFRMFSFKVRPCSRAYSHDWTECPFVHPGENARRRDPRKFHYSCVPCPDFRKGACRRGDMCEYAHGVFECWLHPAQYRTRLCKDGTSCNRQVCFFAHTPEELRPLYVSTGSAIPSPRSSQSAASVMDMAAALSLLPGSPSSVSAMSPTPFNQPMSPANGISHSSMAWPQPNVPTLHLPGSNFQSSRLRSSFSARDIPPEDFNLLPDFDSQQQILNDLTCFSQSQNNSASFSRSGWSKTLNPSNLEELFTAEMSSPRFADQAAAVFSPTHKSAYLNQLQQQQSMLSPINTSAFSPKNVEHHLLHSAFGVGSPGRMSPRSMEPISPRGSRLSTLAQREKQQQQLRSLSSRDLGSNNPVAHNVNSWSKWGSPNGKLDWSVNEDELGRLRRSSSFELGNNGEEPDLSWVQSLVKESPPEVLKEKLAIPVPGAAPSPDVAMGLSSNSQINPVLESWLEQMQIDKKQQPVV from the coding sequence ATGAATTGTCTAAGTGTAGAAACAGAAGATAATTTCTCTAGCTTACTTGAACTTGCTGCTAACAACGATGCTGAAGGCTTTAAGAGATTTATAAAGCGGGATGCTTCCTCTATTAATGAGGCTGGTTTTTGGTATGTCCGCCAGAAAGGGTCGAAGCAGATTGTTCTTGACCAAAGAACTCCTCTTATGGTCGCTGCTACGTATGGCAGCCTTGATGTTCTCAAGCTTATTCTGGATCATGCTAAGGTTGATGTGAATCTGTCTTgtggaaaggaaaaaactacTGCTCTTCATTGTGCTTCTTCTGGTGGATCTATCAATGTAGTTGATGTGGTTAAGCTGCTGTTATCAGCAGGAGCAGATCCTAACTGCCTCGATGTCAATGGAGATCGCCCTGGTGATGTTATTGTTGTTCCTCCAAAGCTACAGAGCATGAAAGTCGCTCTTGAAGAGCTTCTCTCAAAAACTGATTCCGATGGTTCTGTTGCGGAGCATGAATTTAATGGCTCTGTTGGTGTTAGCAATTTACGGATCTCAATTAGCAACTCCAACTTTAGCTCACCAACTCTTTCTTCATCACCAGAAAATGGTTCACCACCTTCTCCTTCTGTGTTGATTTATTCTCCAAGGGCCTCAAAGTTTAATAATCTGCCCGGCAGCTCTACACCAGAGAAGAAAGAATACCCTATTGATCCATCTCTTCCTGACATCAAGAACAGCATCTATGCAACTGATGAGTTCCGCATGTTCTCTTTTAAGGTTCGCCCATGTTCTCGTGCATACTCCCATGACTGGACTGAATGCCCATTTGTTCACCCAGGAGAGAATGCACGCAGAAGAGATCCACGAAAGTTCCACTACAGCTGTGTGCCCTGCCCTGATTTTCGTAAAGGTGCCTGTAGGCGTGGGGACATGTGTGAATATGCACATGGGGTTTTTGAGTGCTGGCTTCACCCAGCTCAATACCGAACTCGGCTTTGCAAAGATGGCACGAGCTGCAACAGACAAGTCTGCTTTTTTGCCCACACGCCAGAGGAGCTCCGGCCCTTGTATGTTTCTACAGGATCTGCTATCCCTTCACCTCGATCATCTCAATCTGCAGCCAGTGTTATGGACATGGCTGCTGCTCTGAGTCTTTTGCCTGGTTCCCCATCATCAGTCTCTGCAATGTCCCCTACCCCATTCAACCAACCCATGTCTCCTGCAAATGGCATTTCTCACTCGTCCATGGCTTGGCCACAACCTAATGTGCCGACACTTCATCTTCCAGGAAGCAACTTCCAATCCAGCCGCTTGAGATCATCCTTTAGTGCCCGGGATATCCCACCCGAGGACTTCAATTTGCTGCCAGATTTTGATTCCCAACAACAGATATTAAATGATTTAACATGTTTCTCGCAGTCTCAGAACAATTCTGCTTCTTTCAGTCGTTCTGGGTGGTCTAAAACACTAAATCCTTCAAATCTTGAAGAACTGTTCACTGCTGAAATGTCTTCTCCTAGGTTTGCTGATCAAGCAGCTGCTGTTTTCTCTCCAACGCATAAATCAGCTTATCTCAATCAGTTGCAACAGCAGCAGAGTATGTTATCACCCATCAACACAAGTGCGTTCTCCCCAAAAAATGTTGAGCACCATCTACTGCACTCTGCATTCGGTGTTGGATCTCCTGGAAGGATGTCGCCAAGAAGCATGGAGCCTATCTCTCCAAGGGGATCTCGATTATCTACTCTTGCTCAGCGAGAGAAGCAGCAGCAACAGCTACGAAGCCTAAGCTCAAGGGATCTGGGATCCAACAACCCTGTGGCACATAATGTAAATTCTTGGTCTAAATGGGGATCCCCTAATGGAAAATTAGACTGGTCAGTTAATGAAGATGAATTGGGCCGGCTACGCAGATCCTCATCCTTTGAGCTTGGAAACAATGGTGAGGAGCCTGACCTGTCCTGGGTCCAATCTCTAGTGAAGGAATCGCCTCCTGAGGTGCTTAAAGAAAAGCTTGCAATTCCAGTACCTGGTGCTGCACCGTCACCTGATGTGGCAATGGGATTGAGTTCAAATTCTCAAATTAATCCTGTTTTAGAATCTTGGCTTGAGCAGATGCAAATTGATAAGAAGCAACAGCCAGTAGTCTAG
- the LOC133676982 gene encoding uncharacterized protein LOC133676982: MTRRGCRWRVGLGNLIHVWNDAWIKDDSCRVVETPVIEGLENTRVSDLMIPKERRWDRNLLEALFLPRDVLAISSIPLSASVLKGKRIWHFSKNGMYSAKSGYRVALETEKLELWNDLKLPLKIKFFLWRACTESIPTRLSLRQRGVEIEDNRCHSLREVRRMCAFCAGGMDCIGDNVMTECGIPLDYLAVDRALSLGLDSYAQWKAAHPSYVNMHLGTTGDLLTTAVSKWEASLKCNMDAAVLFSQNLAMGTRFIIRDRRGQVLWCGCWQNRGIYNPLMAEALANLASTRDNRDGY; the protein is encoded by the exons ATGACTAGGAGGGGGTGTAGATGGCGAGTCGGTTTAGGGAACTTGATACATGTGTGGAATGATGCATGGATTAAGGATGATTCGTGTCGGGTTGTCGAAACTCCAGTAATCGAGGGTTTGGAGAATACGAGGGTCAGTGATCTTATGATTCCCAAAGAGAGGAGGTGGGATCGGAATCTGCTAGAAGCTTTATTTCTCCCACGAGATGTTTTGGCCATTAGTAGTATTCCATTATCTGCATCGGTATTGAAGGGTAAGAGAATTTGGCACTTTAGCAAAAATGGGATGTATTCGGCCAAGTCAGGATATAGAGTAGCCTTAGAGACTGAGAAACTAGAATTATGGAATGATCTCAAGCTGCCTCTTAAAATCAAGTTCTTTCTATGGAGGGCATGCACTGAGAGTATTCCTACGCGCTTGAGTCTAAGGCAGCGAGGTGTTGAGATTGAGGACAATCGGTGCCATTCTTTGCGA GAAGTACGGAGGATGTGTGCATTTTGCGCTGGTGGCATGGATTGTATTGGCGACAACGTAATGACCGAATGTGGAATTCCTCTCGATTATCTTGCAGTAGATCGAGCTCTCAGCTTGGGGTTAGACTCTTATGCGCAATGGAAGGCAGCTCATCCCTCTTATGTCAATATGCATCTCGGCACGACAGGGGATTTGCTTACTACAGCTGTGTCCAAATGGGAAGCTTCACTTAAATGCAACATGGATGCTGCAGTACTATTCAGTCAGAACCTTGCAATGGGTACAAGATTTATTATTAGGGACCGTCGGGGACAGGTCTTGTGGTGTGGATGTTGGCAGAATAGAGGTATTTACAATCCTCTAATGGCGGAAGCCCTGGCCAATCTAGCTTCAACACGTGATAATAGAGATGGATACTGA
- the LOC133686848 gene encoding uncharacterized protein LOC133686848 isoform X1, giving the protein MVITEEPILSRLDRLDNMMRELAELGGCNRPPKSSSPCSGTLAGEGKVSFVDLSPESLEKHCRPISNVMMETEVKGTLVERLDHLEERVLKLCVQLEGGLEADKHREEGRTEKRKHKKGLKGLVEKIVKGNKKHRDME; this is encoded by the exons ATGGTGATCACTGAAGAACCAATTCTCTCTAGGTTGGACCGTTTAGACAACATG ATGAGGGAGCTAGCGGAGCTTGGAGGCTGCAACAGGCCTCCAAAGAGCTCATCTCCATGCAGTGGGACCCTTGCAGGTGAAGGCAAAGTCTCATTCGTTGATCTTTCCCCAGAGAGCTTAGAGAAGCACTGCCGTCCGATCAGCAATGTCATGATGGAGACTGAAGTAAAGGGCACCCTCGTTGAGAGACTTGACCATTTAGAGGAACGTGTACTGAAG CTTTGTGTGCAGCTAGAGGGTGGATTAGAGGCTGACAAGCACAGGGAAGAAGGGAGGACAGAGAAAAGGAAGCACAAGAAGGGGTTGAAGGGGCTTGTTGAGAAAATAgtcaaaggaaataaaaagcaCAGGGACATGGAGTGA
- the LOC133686848 gene encoding uncharacterized protein LOC133686848 isoform X2 yields the protein MVITEEPILSRLDRLDNMMRELAELGGCNRPPKSSSPCSGTLAGEGKVSFVDLSPESLEKHCRPISNVMMETEVKGTLVERLDHLEERVLKLEGGLEADKHREEGRTEKRKHKKGLKGLVEKIVKGNKKHRDME from the exons ATGGTGATCACTGAAGAACCAATTCTCTCTAGGTTGGACCGTTTAGACAACATG ATGAGGGAGCTAGCGGAGCTTGGAGGCTGCAACAGGCCTCCAAAGAGCTCATCTCCATGCAGTGGGACCCTTGCAGGTGAAGGCAAAGTCTCATTCGTTGATCTTTCCCCAGAGAGCTTAGAGAAGCACTGCCGTCCGATCAGCAATGTCATGATGGAGACTGAAGTAAAGGGCACCCTCGTTGAGAGACTTGACCATTTAGAGGAACGTGTACTGAAG CTAGAGGGTGGATTAGAGGCTGACAAGCACAGGGAAGAAGGGAGGACAGAGAAAAGGAAGCACAAGAAGGGGTTGAAGGGGCTTGTTGAGAAAATAgtcaaaggaaataaaaagcaCAGGGACATGGAGTGA
- the LOC133704182 gene encoding cellulose synthase A catalytic subunit 3 [UDP-forming], producing MESEGETGAKPMKSTGGQVCQICGDNVGKTADGEPFVACDVCAFPVCRPCYEYERKDGNQSCPQCKTRYKRLKGSPAILGDREEDGDADNGASDFNYSSENQNQKQKIAERMLSWQMTYGRGEDAGAPNYDKEVSHNHIPLLTNGHEVSGELFAASPEHISMASPGAGGGKRIPYASDVHQSSNVRVVDPVREFGSPGLGNVAWKERVDGWKMKQYKTVVPMSTAHAPSERGAGDIDAATDVLVDDSLLNDEARQPLSRKVSIPSSRINPYRMVIVLRLVILCIFLHYRITNPVRNAYALWLISVICEIWFAISWILDQFPKWLPVNRETYLDRLALRYDNEGEPSQLAAVDIFVSTVDPLKEPPLVTANTVLSILAVDYPIDKVSCYVSDDGAAMLTFEALSETSEFARKWVPFCKKYSIEPRAPEWYFAQKIDYLKDKVQPSFVKDRRAMKREYEEFKIRINGLVAKAQKVPEEGWIMQDGTPWPGNNTRDHPGMIQVFLGQSGGLDSDGNELPRLVYVSREKRPGFQHHKKAGAMNSLVRVSAVLTNGPFLLNLDCDHYINNSKALREAMCFMMDPNLGKHVCYVQFPQRFDGIDRNDRYANRNTVFFDINLRGLDGIQGPVYVGTGCVFNRTALYGYEPPLKPKHKKPGMLSSLCGGSRKKGSKSSKKGSDKKKSGKHVDPTVPIFSLDDIEEGVEGAGFDDEKSLLMSQMSLEKRFGQSAVFVASTLMENGGVPQSATPETLLKEAIHVISCGYEDKTDWGSEIGWIYGSVTEDILTGFKMHARGWRSIYCMPKRPAFKGSAPINLSDRLNQVLRWALGSVEILLSRHCPIWYGYGGRLKWLERFAYVNTTIYPITAIPLLLYCTLPAICLLTDKFIIPQISNIASIWFISLFLSIFATGILEMRWSGVGIDEWWRNEQFWVIGGVSAHLFAVFQGLLKVLAGIDTNFTVTSKASDDDGGFAELYLFKWTTLLVPPTTLLIVNLVGVVAGISHAINSGYQSWGPLFGKLFFAFWVIIHLYPFLKGLMGRQNRTPTIVVVWSILLASIFSLLWVRVDPFTTRVTGPDVEQCGINC from the exons ATGGAATCAGAAGGTGAAACCGGG GCAAAGCCCATGAAAAGTACAGGTGGACAAGTTTGCCAGATCTGTGGTGATAATGTTGGCAAGACCGCGGATGGTGAACCGTTTGTTGCTTGCGATGTTTGTGCATTTCCAGTGTGCAGGCCTTGCTACGAGTACGAGAGGAAGGATGGCAATCAGTCTTGCCCTCAGTGCAAAACCAGATACAAGAGGCTCAAAG GTAGCCCTGCCATTCTTGGTGACAGAGAAGAGGATGGTGATGCTGATAATGGTGCTAGTGATTTTAATTACTCTtcagaaaatcaaaaccagAAACAGAAGATTGCGGAACGCATGCTGAGCTGGCAGATGACTTATGGACGAGGGGAAGATGCTGGAGCTCCAAATTATGATAAAGAGGTTTCGCATAACCATATTCCACTACTCACCAATGGACATGAG GTTTCTGGAGAGCTGTTTGCTGCATCACCTGAGCATATTTCTATGGCCTCTCCTGGTGCTGGTGGTGGGAAGCGCATCCCTTATGCATCTGATGTCCATCAATCAT CTAATGTGAGGGTTGTGGACCCAGTAAGGGAGTTTGGTTCACCAGGACTGGGCAATGTGGCCTGGAAGGAAAGAGTTGATGGCTGGAAGATGAAGCAGTACAAGACAGTTGTTCCTATGAGTACTGCTCATGCTCCTTCTGAAAGGGGTGCTGGAGATATTGATGCTGCCACGGATGTGCTTGTGGATGACTCTTTACT GAATGATGAGGCTCGGCAACCTCTTTCGAGGAAGGTTTCCATTCCTTCTTCTAGGATTAATCCATACAGGATGGTTATTGTTTTGCGGCTTGTTATCCTCTGCATTTTCTTGCACTACCGAATAACAAATCCTGTACGTAATGCCTATGCTCTGTGGTTAATATCTGTGATATGTGAGATTTGGTTTGCAATATCCTGGATACTGGATCAGTTCCCCAAGTGGCTCCCTGTAAATCGTGAAACATATCTTGACAGGCTTGCTTTGAG ATATGACAATGAAGGAGAACCGTCCCAGCTAGCTGCTGTTGACATTTTTGTCAGTACTGTGGACCCTTTAAAGGAGCCCCCTTTGGTGACAGCAAATACAGTGCTATCTATTCTTGCAGTTGACTACCCAATTGACAAAGTCTCATGCTATGTCTCTGATGATGGTGCTGCAATGTTGACATTTGAAGCTTTGTCCGAGACTTCAGAGTTTGCCAGGAAATGGGTGCCCTTCTGCAAGAAGTACAGCATTGAGCCTCGGGCTCCAGAATGGTACTTTGCACAGAAGATTGACTACTTGAAGGATAAAGTGCAGCCATCTTTTGTCAAAGACCGTAGAGCTATGAAG AGAGAATATGAAGAATTTAAAATTCGTATCAATGGGCTTGTTGCCAAGGCGCAAAAGGTGCCTGAAGAAGGATGGATTATGCAAGATGGGACCCCATGGCCAGGAAATAACACCAGAGACCATCCAGGAATGATTCAG GTTTTCTTGGGCCAAAGTGGAGGGCTTGATTCTGATGGTAATGAGCTTCCGCGGTTAGTTTATGTTTCTCGTGAAAAGCGTCCGGGCTTCCAGCACCACAAGAAAGCTGGTGCCATGAATTCACTT GTTCGTGTATCAGCCGTGCTAACTAATGGGCCTTTCTTGCTGAATCTTGATTGTGATCACTACATAAACAATAGCAAGGCTTTGAGAGAAGCTATGTGTTTCATGATGGATCCTAACCTTGGGAAACATGTCTGCTATGTTCAGTTTCCACAAAGATTTGATGGCATTGACAGGAATGATCGATATGCCAATCGCAATACTGTATTCTTTGAT ATAAACTTGAGGGGTCTGGATGGTATTCAAGGACCTGTCTATGTGGGTACTGGATGTGTCTTTAACAGGACAGCATTGTATGGTTATGAACCTCCCCTCAAACCCAAGCATAAGAAACCAGGCATGCTGTCTTCACTCTGTGGTGGATCACGAAAGAAGGGTTCTAAATCAAGCAAAAAGGGATCTGACAAGAAGAAATCTGGAAAGCATGTAGATCCCACTGTACCCATTTTCAGCTTGGACGATATAGAAGAAGGCGTTGAAG GAGCTGGATTTGATGATGAGAAGTCACTTCTTATGTCTCAAATGAGCCTGGAGAAGAGGTTTGGCCAGTCAGCTGTTTTTGTTGCTTCCACACTTATGGAGAATGGCGGTGTTCCTCAGTCTGCAACACCAGAAACTCTTCTTAAAGAAGCTATTCATGTCATTAGTTGTGGGTATGAGGACAAAACAGATTGGGGATCTGAG ATTGGATGGATCTATGGTTCTGTCACAGAAGACATTCTTACTGGTTTTAAGATGCATGCCCGTGGTTGGCGGTCAATTTATTGCATGCCCAAGCGCCCAGCCTTTAAAGGGTCTGCTCCTATTAATCTTTCTGATCGTCTGAACCAAGTGCTTCGATGGGCTCTGGGTTCTGTTGAAATTCTTCTCAGTCGGCATTGTCCAATTTGGTATGGCTATGGTGGTAGGCTGAAATGGCTTGAGAGGTTTGCATATGTAAACACTACTATTTATCCAATCACCGCCATTCCTCTTCTCCTGTATTGCACACTTCCAGCTATCTGTCTACTTACAGACAAATTCATTATTCCACAG ATTAGTAACATCGCAAGCATATGgtttatttctctctttctttccatCTTTGCAACCGGTATCTTGGAGATGAGGTGGAGTGGTGTTGGGATTGATGAGTGGTGGAGGAATGAACAGTTTTGGGTTATCGGTGGTGTTTCAGCCCATCTTTTCGCTGTTTTCCAAGGCTTGCTCAAAGTACTTGCTGGCATTGACACCAACTTCACTGTTACGTCAAAGGCATCAGACGACGACGGTGGTTTTGCTGAATTATACTTGTTCAAATGGACAACTCTACTTGTCCCGCCAACAACTCTCCTCATCGTCAACTTGGTGGGTGTTGTTGCCGGGATATCCCATGCAATCAACAGTGGTTATCAGTCATGGGGTCCACTCTTTGGCAAGCTTTTCTTCGCTTTCTGGGTGATCATCCATCTCTATCCTTTCCTCAAAGGTTTGATGGGTCGCCAGAACCGGACACCCACCATTGTTGTCGTGTGGTCTATTCTCCTTGCTTCAATCTTTTCCTTGTTGTGGGTGAGAGTTGATCCCTTCACCACTAGAGTTACTGGTCCAGATGTCGAGCAGTGCGGCATCAACTGTTAG